The proteins below come from a single Chitinophaga pinensis DSM 2588 genomic window:
- a CDS encoding CinA family protein — MIESGYDIDIINNISTILQQREETLAIAESVTAGQLQVAFSLADGATQILQGGITAYNIGQKARHLKVDPVHAGNTNCVSQKVADQMAAEVLQLFAADWGIAITGYASPVPEENIFELFAHYAIYHRQNCIKCGRITAPVGEVLGVRTHFANTVLQKFREACSQIHI; from the coding sequence ATGATCGAATCAGGTTACGACATAGACATCATTAATAATATATCTACTATCCTTCAGCAAAGAGAGGAAACACTTGCAATCGCGGAAAGCGTAACGGCCGGTCAGCTGCAGGTGGCTTTCTCTCTTGCAGACGGAGCCACGCAGATCTTACAGGGAGGTATTACCGCTTACAATATCGGACAGAAAGCGCGGCACCTTAAAGTTGACCCGGTTCATGCGGGTAATACAAACTGCGTTTCGCAAAAGGTAGCAGACCAGATGGCAGCGGAAGTACTGCAGTTATTTGCTGCTGACTGGGGTATCGCCATTACCGGTTATGCGTCTCCAGTGCCTGAAGAGAACATCTTTGAATTGTTTGCCCATTACGCTATCTATCATCGGCAAAACTGCATTAAATGCGGACGTATCACAGCGCCTGTTGGTGAGGTATTGGGCGTAAGGACACATTTCGCCAACACCGTATTACAAAAATTTCGTGAAGCCTGCAGTCAGATCCACATCTGA